In the Drosophila gunungcola strain Sukarami unplaced genomic scaffold, Dgunungcola_SK_2 000001F, whole genome shotgun sequence genome, one interval contains:
- the LOC128263290 gene encoding protein piwi isoform X2, producing the protein MNINTIIGDWVLIVKKYRLMRSMSEYTRMNPNRRIDRLRTFNRRLHSTPESVKVLRDWHMDLDQNLTEVQGRIIEQQKIVFHHGKVPAGETADWTRSFRDQKMLTTPSDGIDRWAVIAPERNSYELKTLLENLFRAANGMGLKFRSPHEVKIYDDRTGTYVRAMDDCARMDPKLILCLVPNNNVERYSAIKKRGYIDRAVPTQVVTIKTAKNRGLMSIATKIAIQLNCKLGYTPWMIELPLSGLMTIGFDIAKSTRDRKRAYGALVASMDLQQNSTYFSTVSECSAFDVLSNTLWPMMAKALRQYSREHKKLPTRIVFYRDGVSSGSLKQLFEYEVKDIVEKLDAEYKRAGADPPQLAYIVVTKSMNARFFANGGNPPPGTVVDDVITLPERYDFYLVSQQVRQGTVSPTSYNVVYSNMGISPDKMQKLTYKMCHLYYNWSGTTRVPAVCQYAKKLATLVGTNLHAIPQNALEKKFYYL; encoded by the exons atgaatataaatactaTTATTGGGGACTGggttttaattgttaaaaaatatag GTTAATGCGATCCATGAGTGAGTACACACGGATGAATCCCAATAGACGCATTGATCGATTGCGCACTTTCAACCGCCGATTGCACTCCACTCCTGAGAGTGTTAAAGTTTTGCGAGACTGGCACATGGATCTTGACCAGAATCTTACTGAGGTACAAGGTCGCATAATTGAACAGCAAAAGATTGTGTTCCATCACGGAAA GGTTCCTGCTGGTGAAACCGCTGATTGGACAAGAAGCTTCCGAGACCAAAAGATGCTCACAACTCCCAGCGATGGCATCGATCGCTGGGCTGTAATCGCCCCAGAGAGAAACTCTTACGAACTAAAAACTCTTTTGGAGAATTTGTTTAGGGCTGCTAATGGAATGGGTCTTAAATTTAGAAGCCCTCATGA AGTCAAAATTTATGACGATCGAACGGGAACTTATGTGCGAGCTATGGATGATTGTGCTCGCATGGATCCCAAACTTATCTTATGTCTAGTTCCTAATAACAACGTTGAAAG ATACTCGGCGATTAAAAAGAGAGGATATATTGATAGAGCAGTGCCAACCCAAGTTGTCACTATTAAGACAGCTAAGAATCGTGGCCTTATGAGCATTGCCACCAAAATAGCAATCCAATTGAATTGCAAGTTGGGATACACTCCCTGGATGATCGAGCTGCCATTGTCTGGCTTGATGACCATTGGTTTTGACATTGCGAAGAGCACACGTGATCGCAAGAGGGCTTACGGAGCCCTGGTCGCCTCCATGGATCTTCAGCAGAACTCCACGTACTTCAGCACTGTCTCGGAGTGCAGTGCCTTTGATGTGCTGTCCAACACCCTGTGGCCAATGATGGCAAAGGCACTGCGCCAGTATTCGCGGGAGCATAAGAAGTTGCCAACGCGTATTGTGTTTTATCGGGACGGCGTTAGCTCGGGCTCGCTAAAGCAGCTATTCGAGTATGAAGTAAAGGACATTGTGGAGAAGCTGGACGCTGAATACAAGCGGGCCGGTGCTGATCCACCGCAGTTGGCATACATTGTGGTCACCAAGTCGATGAACGCGCGTTTCTTCGCCAACGGAGGCAACCCCCCACCGGGAACAGTTGTCGATGACGTTATAACTCTACCAGAGCGATATGACTTTTATCTGGTCTCGCAGCAAGTGCGTCAGGGTACAGTGTCGCCGACCAGCTACAACGTGGTTTATAGCAACATGGGCATCAGTCCGGACAAAATGCAGAAGCTCACCTACAAGATGTGCCATTTGTACTACAACTGGTCAGGCACCACACGTGTGCCGGCCGTCTGCCAGTATGCTAAGAAACTTGCTACCCTTGTCGGCACAAACTTGCACGCCATTCCACAGAATGCACttgaaaagaaattttattatctttaA
- the LOC128263290 gene encoding protein piwi isoform X1, with protein MAEDQGRGRRRPLDDDEPSTSRGSRDEPRSKIFKDSSSGGSRSDSRAQPSSSDSRAGSSRSDPRVERSGAPHDRERVGGSQAPAGATRQERRDESGSTDRRPRGDRFDMVATRPAELVSKLGKDGRPIRLQTNFFRLNTKPEWRIVHYCVEFEPSIENPRVRMGILSEHANVLGSGYLFDGLQLFTTRKFEQELTVLRGKSRLDIDYTISIKCVGFISTAEPRFLQVLNLILRRSMKGLKLELVGRNFFDPHAKIEIREHKLELWPGYETSIRQHEKDILLCTEIAHKVMRTETVYDIMRRCSQNPSRHQDEFRLNVLDLIVLTDYNNKTYRINDVDFGQTPKSTFSCKGRDISFVEYYQTKYNIRIRDHNQPLLISKNRDKAQKTNASELVVLIPELCRVTGLNDNMRSNFQLMRSMSEYTRMNPNRRIDRLRTFNRRLHSTPESVKVLRDWHMDLDQNLTEVQGRIIEQQKIVFHHGKVPAGETADWTRSFRDQKMLTTPSDGIDRWAVIAPERNSYELKTLLENLFRAANGMGLKFRSPHEVKIYDDRTGTYVRAMDDCARMDPKLILCLVPNNNVERYSAIKKRGYIDRAVPTQVVTIKTAKNRGLMSIATKIAIQLNCKLGYTPWMIELPLSGLMTIGFDIAKSTRDRKRAYGALVASMDLQQNSTYFSTVSECSAFDVLSNTLWPMMAKALRQYSREHKKLPTRIVFYRDGVSSGSLKQLFEYEVKDIVEKLDAEYKRAGADPPQLAYIVVTKSMNARFFANGGNPPPGTVVDDVITLPERYDFYLVSQQVRQGTVSPTSYNVVYSNMGISPDKMQKLTYKMCHLYYNWSGTTRVPAVCQYAKKLATLVGTNLHAIPQNALEKKFYYL; from the exons ATGGCTGAAGATCAGGGACGTGGACGCAGGCGTCCACTTGATGATGATGAACCATCTACTTCCCGAGGAAGTAGAGATGAGCCG AGAagcaaaatattcaaagactCTTCTTCGGGTGGATCGAGATCGGATTCTCGTGCGCAGCCCTCAAGTTCTGATTCCCGTGCAGGGTCTTCGAGATCCGATCCCCGCGTCGAACGCAGTGGCGCTCCACATGATCGAGAAAGAGTTGGAGGTAGCCAGGCACCGGCTGGAGCTACCAGGCAAGAAAGACGTGATGAAAGTGGTTCGACAGACCGTCGGCCAAGGGGAGATCGCTTTGACATGGTGGCTACCCGTCCGGCTGAATTGGTGTCCAAATTGGGAAAGGATGGAAGGCCAATCAGGCTGCAAACGAACTTTTTCCGCCTGAATACTAAGCCGGAGTGGCGTATAGTACACTACTGTGTGGAATTCGAGCCGAGCATCGAGAACCCACGGGTCCGGATGGGAATCTTGTCGGAACACGCCAACGTCTTGGGATCTGGTTACCTCTTTGACGGTTTGCAACTGTTCACCACTCGGAAATTCGAGCAGGAACTAACCGTGCTGCGTGGAAAGTCTAGACTGGACATTGACTACACAATATCGATCAAGTGTGTTGGATTTATATCGACTGCGGAGCCCCGCTTTTTGCAGGTTCTAAATCTCATTTTGCGCCGATCCATGAAGGGCTTAAAGCTGGAATTGGTCGGTCGCAATTTTTTCGATCCCCATGCTAAG aTCGAAATAAGGGAGCATAAATTGGAACTTTGGCCGGGCTATGAAACTTCGATCCGCCAGCATGAAAAAGACATTCTATTGTGCACCGAAATAGCTCATAAAGTTATGAGAACGGAAACAGTCTATGACATAATGCGACGTTGTTCACAAAATCCGTCCAGGCACCAGGACGAATTTCGTTTGAATGTTTTGGACCTAATTGTTCTCACAGATTACAATAACAAAACTTACCGTATCAATGATGTTGACTTTGGGCAAACTCCAAAGTCAACATTCAGTTGCAAGGGGAGGGACATCAGTTTTGTAGAGTACTATCAGACT AAATATAACATTCGCATACGGGACCATAATCAGCCTCTGTTGATATCCAAAAATAGGGACAAGGCTCAGAAAACTAATGCCAGTGAATTGGTGGTTCTTATTCCCGAGCTTTGCCGAGTGACAGGGCTCAATGATAACATGCGCTCAAACTTCCA GTTAATGCGATCCATGAGTGAGTACACACGGATGAATCCCAATAGACGCATTGATCGATTGCGCACTTTCAACCGCCGATTGCACTCCACTCCTGAGAGTGTTAAAGTTTTGCGAGACTGGCACATGGATCTTGACCAGAATCTTACTGAGGTACAAGGTCGCATAATTGAACAGCAAAAGATTGTGTTCCATCACGGAAA GGTTCCTGCTGGTGAAACCGCTGATTGGACAAGAAGCTTCCGAGACCAAAAGATGCTCACAACTCCCAGCGATGGCATCGATCGCTGGGCTGTAATCGCCCCAGAGAGAAACTCTTACGAACTAAAAACTCTTTTGGAGAATTTGTTTAGGGCTGCTAATGGAATGGGTCTTAAATTTAGAAGCCCTCATGA AGTCAAAATTTATGACGATCGAACGGGAACTTATGTGCGAGCTATGGATGATTGTGCTCGCATGGATCCCAAACTTATCTTATGTCTAGTTCCTAATAACAACGTTGAAAG ATACTCGGCGATTAAAAAGAGAGGATATATTGATAGAGCAGTGCCAACCCAAGTTGTCACTATTAAGACAGCTAAGAATCGTGGCCTTATGAGCATTGCCACCAAAATAGCAATCCAATTGAATTGCAAGTTGGGATACACTCCCTGGATGATCGAGCTGCCATTGTCTGGCTTGATGACCATTGGTTTTGACATTGCGAAGAGCACACGTGATCGCAAGAGGGCTTACGGAGCCCTGGTCGCCTCCATGGATCTTCAGCAGAACTCCACGTACTTCAGCACTGTCTCGGAGTGCAGTGCCTTTGATGTGCTGTCCAACACCCTGTGGCCAATGATGGCAAAGGCACTGCGCCAGTATTCGCGGGAGCATAAGAAGTTGCCAACGCGTATTGTGTTTTATCGGGACGGCGTTAGCTCGGGCTCGCTAAAGCAGCTATTCGAGTATGAAGTAAAGGACATTGTGGAGAAGCTGGACGCTGAATACAAGCGGGCCGGTGCTGATCCACCGCAGTTGGCATACATTGTGGTCACCAAGTCGATGAACGCGCGTTTCTTCGCCAACGGAGGCAACCCCCCACCGGGAACAGTTGTCGATGACGTTATAACTCTACCAGAGCGATATGACTTTTATCTGGTCTCGCAGCAAGTGCGTCAGGGTACAGTGTCGCCGACCAGCTACAACGTGGTTTATAGCAACATGGGCATCAGTCCGGACAAAATGCAGAAGCTCACCTACAAGATGTGCCATTTGTACTACAACTGGTCAGGCACCACACGTGTGCCGGCCGTCTGCCAGTATGCTAAGAAACTTGCTACCCTTGTCGGCACAAACTTGCACGCCATTCCACAGAATGCACttgaaaagaaattttattatctttaA
- the LOC128261296 gene encoding putative nuclease HARBI1, which translates to MQDIQRFERSLKDLEYFKDFQSVVSPKNNGQARATHMKKTHPRFNPLTDLNENQFRIKYRYTKENLRRIIEIVRDDLEIEYYEPLKREQVPIDLQILSAIRLWGGTEHPKLTAMAHGVSLRTLAKITRRVASVLSSKASRYIRMPATLSEKERMMCSFQAIANMPQVIGALLQTTVRFQPDNSATEDLDGENPFSAKEEELHLQIVCDAAHKIRDLDIRLIEEHSMLTDTEMFALSKIKERFEQNEFRGRILLGNEMVRCSSSLFTPVRFPRNQSEELYNHAHSITYASARKCLNLLMSRFGILGTEILGSHGSAKQTITALSILHNMAMEWADPSIDTEQNIAPFNSTFFNSIGRAPKSGEDNNRRQFIKIHFAS; encoded by the exons ATGCAAGATATACAAAGATTTGAACGGTCCCTTAAAGACCTGGaatattttaaagactttCAAAGTGTTGTCAGTCCCAAAAACAATGGACAAGCACGTGCAACCCATATGAAGAAAACGCACCCACGATTCAACCCTTTGACCGATCTAAATGAGAACCAATTTCGCATTAAGTACCGGTACACCAAAGAAAATCTGCGCCGAATTATTGAAATTGTGCGTGACGACCTCGAAATTGAATATTATGAACCATTGAAACGGGAGCAAGTTCCAATAGACCTACAAATCCTATCCGCAATCCGACTGTGGGGCGGAACAgag CACCCAAAATTGACTGCAATGGCCCATGGCGTAAGCTTACGCACTTTGGCGAAAATTACACGTCGGGTTGCTTCAGTTTTATCCTCGAAAGCTTCCCGGTATATCAGAATGCCGGCCACTCTTTCCGAAAAGGAGCGAATGATGTGTTCGTTTCAAGCAATTGCAAATATGCCGCAAGTTATCGGGGCATTACTGCAGACAACTGTGAGATTTCAACCGGATAACTCGGCCACAGAAGATCTTGATGGCGAAAACCCATTTTCTGCAAAAGAGGAGGAGCTTCATCTACAAATTGTTTGCGATGCGGCTCATAAGATAAGGGACCTCGATATTCGTCTGATCGAAGAACATTCGATGCTTACTGACACGGAGATGTTTGCTCTGTCGAAAATAAAGGAGCGGTTCGAACAGAATGAGTTTCGTGGACGCATCCTGCTGGGTAACGAAATGGTCCGTTGTTCCTCGTCCCTGTTCACTCCAGTTCGATTTCCAAGGAACCAGTCCGAGGAGCTATACAACCACGCCCACTCAATCACTTATGCCTCGGCCAGAAAATGTCTCAACCTGTTGATGAGTCGATTCGGTATTCTTGGAACTGAAATACTAGGCTCTCATGGGTCTGCCAAGCAAACGATTACAGCCCTTTCCATTCTGCACAACATGGCAATGGAGTGGGCAGACCCCAGCATCG ATACTGAACAGAACATTGCACCATTCAATTCAACATTCTTCAATTCCATAGGAAGAGCACCGAAATCTGGGGAAGATAACAATAGAAggcaatttattaaaattcattttgcatcttaa